In Apium graveolens cultivar Ventura chromosome 10, ASM990537v1, whole genome shotgun sequence, the following are encoded in one genomic region:
- the LOC141692559 gene encoding FT-interacting protein 3-like gives MQRPPQHEEFALKETSPKIAGSGVITGDKLTCAYDLVEQMHYLYVRVVKAKDLPGKDVTGSCDPYVEVKLGNYKGVTKHFEKKPNPVWDHVFAFSQDRLQSSFIEVVVKDKDVVIDDFIGRILFDLVDVPKRVPPDSPLAPQWYRLEDKRGQKMKHGELMVAVWKGTQADEAFPDAWHSDAASVGREGIAKIRGKVYLSPRLWYVRVNVIECQDLLPSDKGKAPEVSVKVILGNQALKTKTSPVKGVNPMWNEDLVFVAAEPFEEPLVITVEDKANKDDFLGKCVLPLTSLHRRLDNKAVPSRWHNLEKYAVVEGEKKEMKFASRIHLRLSLDGGYHVLEESTHYCSDLRPTSKLLWKSSIGLLELGIISATGLSPMKTKDGRATTDAFCVAKYGPKWVRTRTIIDNFHPKWNEQYTWEVFDPCTMITIGVFDNGQLHGGGKDSRIGKVRIRLSTLETERVYTHSYPLIVLQSSGVKKMGEVQLAVRFSCTSYVNMLSKYSQPMLPKMHYVHPLSVIQMDILRHQATQIVSVRLSRAEPALKKEVVEFMLDVGSHIWSVRRSKANFFRVMNVLSSAVAVGKWFDKICNWKNPITTVLIHILFVILVLFPELILPTIFLYLFFIGLWRYRLKPRHPPHMDIRLSHADAVGSDEMDEEFDTFPTSKGSDTVRMRYDRLRSIGGRIQTVVGDLAAQGERLQALLNWRDPRASALFITFCLMSAIVLYVTPFQVVALLMGFYVLRHPRFRQKLPALPANFFRRLPAKTDCMI, from the coding sequence ATGCAGCGACCTCCGCAACATGAGGAATTTGCTCTCAAGGAGACCTCGCCAAAAATTGCTGGATCAGGGGTGATCACGGGCGATAAGCTCACATGTGCCTATGACCTTGTTGAGCAGATGCATTACCTCTATGTCCGTGTCGTGAAGGCCAAGGATCTACCAGGAAAAGATGTCACTGGTAGTTGTGATCCATATGTTGAAGTGAAGCTCGGAAACTACAAAGGAGTGACAAAGCATTTTGAGAAGAAACCTAACCCCGTATGGGATCATGTGTTTGCCTTTTCACAAGACAGGCTCCAATCTTCTTTTATTGAAGTAGTGGTGAAAGATAAGGATGTTGTTATAGATGACTTCATTGGAAGGATTTTGTTTGATCTTGTCGATGTTCCTAAACGTGTGCCACCTGATAGTCCACTGGCGCCCCAATGGTACAGATTGGAAGATAAAAGAGGGCAAAAGATGAAACATGGGGAGTTAATGGTTGCTGTTTGGAAAGGAACACAAGCTGATGAGGCCTTTCCTGATGCTTGGCATTCAGATGCAGCTAGTGTAGGTAGAGAAGGGATTGCCAAGATTCGAGGGAAAGTTTATTTATCTCCTCGCCTTTGGTATGTACGCGTGAATGTTATAGAATGTCAAGATTTGCTGCCTAGTGATAAGGGTAAAGCCCCGGAAGTATCAGTTAAAGTCATTCTTGGAAATCAGGCTTTGAAGACCAAAACTTCTCCAGTGAAGGGTGTTAATCCGATGTGGAATGAGGATTTAGTTTTTGTAGCCGCAGAACCATTTGAAGAACCTTTGGTTATAACTGTGGAAGATAAGGCTAATAAAGACGATTTCCTGGGAAAATGTGTGCTTCCCTTGACAAGTCTTCACAGGAGGCTTGACAATAAGGCTGTGCCTTCTAGGTGGCATAATCTTGAAAAATATGCAGTTGTGGAAGGCGAAAAGAAGGAGATGAAATTCGCCAGTAGGATTCATTTGAGGCTGAGTTTGGATGGGGGATATCATGTTTTGGAAGAGTCTACTCACTATTGTAGTGACCTGAGACCAACTTCAAAACTGTTATGGAAGTCCAGCATTGGACTTTTGGAGCTGGGGATCATAAGCGCTACTGGACTTTCTCCTATGAAGACGAAAGATGGCCGAGCAACAACTGATGCTTTTTGTGTTGCTAAATATGGTCCGAAATGGGTAAGGACAAGGACTATTATTGACAATTTTCATCCAAAATGGAACGAGCAGTATACATGGGAAGTTTTTGATCCATGTACTATGATTACAATTGGGGTGTTTGATAATGGACAGTTACATGGAGGGGGAAAGGATTCAAGGATTGGGAAGGTAAGGATTCGGTTGTCAACTCTCGAGACTGAACGAGTGTATACACATTCGTATCCACTAATTGTGTTGCAATcatcaggagttaagaaaatGGGAGAAGTTCAGTTAGCTGTGAGATTTTCATGTACTTCTTATGTTAACATGTTGAGCAAATATTCACAGCCAATGTTGCCCAAAATGCACTATGTTCATCCGTTATCAGTGATACAAATGGATATACTGAGGCACCAAGCTACTCAAATTGTTTCAGTCAGGCTCAGTCGCGCTGAACCTGCGCTCAAGAAAGAGGTTGTGGAGTTTATGCTTGATGTTGGTTCACATATTTGGAGTGTTAGAAGAAGCAAAGCTAACTTTTTTAGGGTCATGAATGTTTTGAGTAGTGCTGTTGCAGTTGGGAAATGGTTTGACAAAATTTGCAACTGGAAAAATCCTATAACCACTGTGTTGATTCACATACTTTTCGTTATATTGGTTCTTTTTCCTGAACTAATACTCCCTACAATATTTTTGTACCTCTTCTTTATCGGCTTGTGGCGATATAGATTGAAGCCAAGGCATCCTCCACATATGGATATTCGACTGTCACACGCTGATGCAGTCGGCTCTGATGAAATGGACGAAGAGTTTGATACATTCCCGACATCAAAAGGATCAGACACAGTTCGAATGAGGTATGATCGACTTCGGAGCATTGGTGGCAGGATACAGACTGTGGTTGGAGACTTGGCAGCTCAAGGCGAGAGGCTACAAGCTCTGCTAAATTGGAGAGATCCTAGAGCGTCTGCATTGTTCATCACATTCTGTTTGATGTCTGCAATAGTACTCTATGTTACTCCATTCCAAGTCGTGGCACTTTTGATGGGATTTTACGTGTTGAGACATCCTAGATTTCGACAAAAACTACCTGCATTGCCTGCTAATTTCTTCAGGAGACTACCAGCAAAAACAGACTGCATGATATAA